One window of the Branchiostoma lanceolatum isolate klBraLanc5 chromosome 3, klBraLanc5.hap2, whole genome shotgun sequence genome contains the following:
- the LOC136429692 gene encoding uncharacterized protein, with the protein MSQEDHKLRQRIRYRHVEKIYMDLKELGYHDNDPLKVTDLITLDQWHYFGTEPVDAAMKLLDIREGARVLDVGAGIGGPSRYLAHKTKCHVTASELLPDNHRVGQDLTSRCGMTGSVKHVCGDIITTELGNEEFDHVTSIQAIYYVEDKPRLFRQLYNSLKPGGTICFEEFCRLKDVEDADEQAALDFFLLCVNTLPTHQDYKQLLEDAGFEVTVHDISETYSEYTYGRWANWDEHRDKYVRLYGEDMVDGWLKFIVTTKKLCNEFGVVGGGRFVARKV; encoded by the exons ATGTCCCAGGAAGACCACAAACTCAGACAACGAATCAGAT ATCGCCATGTAGAAAAGATTTACATGGACCTTAAAGAG CTTGGTTACCATGACAACGACCCCCTGAAGGTCACTGACCTGATCACGCTGGACCAGTGGCACTACTTCGGCACGGAGCCTGTTGACGCCGCCATGAAGCTGCTGGATATCAG AGAAGGTGCGCGAGTACTCGACGTGGGGGCCGGCATCGGGGGTCCCTCTCGGTACCTGGCGCACAAAACCAAGTGTCACGTGACGGCGTCGGAACTCCTTCCCGACAACCACCGCGTGGGGCAGGACCTGACGTCACGCTGTGGCATGACGGGAAGTGTGAAACACGTGTGCGGTGACATCATCACGACTGAACTGG GTAATGAAGAGTTTGATCACGTGACGAGCATCCAGGCGATCTACTACGTGGAGGACAAGCCCAGGCTGTTCCGTCAGCTGTACAACTCCCTGAAACCAGGAGGAACCAT CTGTTTTGAGGAGTTCTGCCGGCTGAAGGATGTTGAGGACGCGGACGAGCAGGCGGCGCTGGACTTCTTCCTCCTGTGCGTGAACACCCTGCCGACCCACCAGGACTACAAGCAGCTTCTGGAGGACGCCGGCTTCGAAGTCACG GTGCACGACATTTCTGAGACGTACAGCGAGTACACGTACGGTCGCTGGGCGAACTGGGACGAGCACCGCGACAAGTACGTGCGGCTGTACGGGGAGGACATGGTGGACGGATGGCTCAAGTTCATCGTCACCACCAAGAAGCTGTGCAACGAGTTCGGggtagtgggaggggggcgcttcGTCGCCCGTAAGGTGTAA
- the LOC136429669 gene encoding zinc finger protein 850-like: protein MASHVKTPTEEKPFACEECGYRTAWKSQLKVHIRTHTGEKPFRCEKCGYRTAHKGSLVQHKKTHLIKHVKTGTGEKLFMCEECGHLEADKSKMVTHIRKTHTGEKPFIDKESGYQAGERSFTCGQCGYRAVSKSKLEVHVRTHTGEKPFACEECEYRTARKSHLVQHMKTHTGDGKKPFMCGECGRRTSCKSEMDIHVRIHTGERPFPCGECEYRAATKGSLVQHMRIHTGKKPFACEECEYRAVSKSHLVQHMKIHSGEKPYMCGECGCRTASKSKLRVHVRTHTGEKPFMCGECGCGTAFKSEMDVHMRIHTGEKPFACGECDYRTTRKGNLNLHMKIHTGKKPFACEECEYRALSKSHLVQHMKIHTGQKPFMCEECEYRTARKSHLVQHMKTHTGDGEKPFMCGECGRRTSCKSEMDIHVRIHTGERPFPCKDCKYRAISKSSLVKHMRIHTEKIPFACEECKYRAVSKSHLVQHMKIHTGEKHFMCGECGCRTAYKSTMDIHVRIHTGEKPYACRECEFRTARKGNLKQHMKAHSHTVEKPFVCEECEFRTTCKESLERHVKTHKGTSTSEKPFMCGECGYRAACKSEMDIHMRIHTGEKPYACGECGYRTTHRGNLNLHMKTHSYTVEKPFMCVECNYRTAIKRDMVIHMRTHTGEKPNACGETHSQTQDMRTHTGERPIICVSCGSLTVNKKKMAIHMKTQTGEKPYTCDECRYRALRDSLKRHTKTHSSSQTRDEPSKCEKCGYKYKTDLDKVGHTGPFMCTGCDHHSLSQFLSAQSSAVADVITELHAGSP from the coding sequence ATGGCTTCTCATGTGAAAACCCCGACTGAGGAGAAACCCTTTGCCTGTGAGGAATGTGGGTACCGAACAGCTTGGAAGAGCCAATTGAAAGTACACATaaggactcacacaggtgagaagccatTCAGGTGTGAAAAATGTGGCTATAGGACAGCTCACAAGGGCAGCTTGGTTCAGCACAAGAAGACTCACCTAATAAAACATGTTAAGACTGGCACAGGTGAGAAACTGTTCATGTGTGAAGAATGTGGGCACCTGGAGGCTGACAAGAGCAAAATGGTTACCCACATACGaaagactcacacaggtgagaaacccttcatagataaagaaagtGGCTACCAAGCAGGTGAGAGGTCATTTACGTGCGGACAATGTGGCTATCGGGCAGTCAGCAAAAGCAAATTGGAGGTCCATGTgagaactcacactggggagaagccCTTCGCATGTGAGGAATGCGAGTATAGGACAGCTCGCAAGTCCCACTTGGTTCAgcacatgaaaactcacacaggtgaTGGTAAGAAGCCCTTTATGTGTGGAGAATGTGGCCGTCGAACAAGTTGCAAAAGTGAAATGGACATCCATGTGAGAATTCACACCGGAGAAAGGCCCTTTCCTTGCGGGGAATGTGAGTATAGGGCAGCTACTAAGGGAAGCCTCGTCCAGCACATGAGGATTCACACCGGGAAGAAACCCTTCGCTTGCGAGGAATGCGAGTACAGGGCAGTTAGCAAGTCCCACTTGGTCCAGCACATGAAGATTCActcaggtgagaagccctataTGTGTGGAGAATGTGGCTGTCGAACAGCTTCCAAAAGCAAATTACGCGTCCACGTgagaactcacactggggagaagccCTTTATGTGTGGAGAATGTGGCTGTGGAACAGCCTTCAAAAGCGAAATGGACGTCCACATGAGAattcacactggagagaaacctttTGCATGTGGAGAGTGTGACTACAGGACGACTCGCAAGGGCAACCTAAACCTGCACATGAAGATTCACACTGGGAAGAAACCCTTCGCTTGCGAGGAATGCGAGTACAGGGCACTTAGCAAGTCGCACTTGGTCCAGCACATGAAGATTCACACAGGTCAGAAGCCCTTTATGTGTGAGGAATGCGAGTATAGGACAGCTCGCAAGTCCCACTTGGTTCAGcatatgaaaactcacacaggtgaTGGTGAGAAGCCCTTTATGTGTGGAGAATGTGGCCGTCGAACAAGTTGCAAAAGTGAAATGGACATCCATGTGAGAATTCACACCGGAGAAAGGCCCTTTCCTTGCAAAGATTGCAAGTACAGGGCAATTAGCAAGTCCAGCCTCGTCAAGCACATGAGGATTCACACTGAGAAGATACCCTTTGCTTGCGAGGAATGCAAGTACAGGGCAGTTAGCAAGTCCCACTTGGTCCAGCACATGAAgattcacacaggtgaaaaGCATTTCATGTGTGGAGAATGTGGCTGTCGAACAGCCTACAAAAGCACAATGGACATCCACGTGAGAattcacactggggagaaaccataTGCTTGTAGGGAGTGTGAGTTCAGAACGGCTCGCAAGGGCAACCTAAAGCAGCACATGAAGGCTCACAGTCACACAGTGGAGAAACCCTTTGTCTGTGAGGAGTGTGAGTTCAGGACGACTTGCAAGGAAAGCTTGGAAAGGCACGTGAAGACTCACAAGGGTACCAGTACTAGTGAGAAGCCTTTTATGTGTGGCGAATGCGGGTATCGGGCAGCCTGCAAAAGCGAAATGGACATCCACATGAGAattcacactggggagaaaccataTGCCTGTGGGGAGTGTGGCTATAGGACGACTCACAGGGGAAACCTAAACCTGCACATGAAGACTCATAGTTACACAGTTGAGAAACCTTTCATGTGTGTAGAATGTAACTATCGTACAGCCATCAAGAGGGACATGGTCAttcatatgagaacccacacaggggagaaacccaaCGCCTGTGGAGAAACTCATAGTCAAACACAAGACATGAGGACTCACACAGGCGAGCGACCCATCATTTGTGTGAGTTGTGGCTCCCTTACAGTCAACAAGAAGAAGATGGCCATTCATATGAAGACCCaaacaggagagaaaccctacacctGTGACGAATGCAGGTACAGGGCTCTGAGAGACAGTTTGAAAAGACACACGAAAACTCATAGTAGTAGTCAAACTCGAGACGAACCTTCTAAATGTGAGAAATGTGGCTACAAGTACAAGACAGATCTAGACAAGGTGGGCCACACAGGGCCATTTATGTGTACAGGATGTGATCATCATAGCTTATCGCAGTTTCTGTCTGCCCAGTCCAGTGCAGTTGCGGATGTGATCACAGAACTTCATGCAGGGTCACCATAG
- the LOC136429668 gene encoding zinc finger protein 337-like produces the protein MAAADSDFLQHKVTTSDFNPDEDKMAASDQEKTFACEECEYRTACKSDLERHVKTHEVKTRKGEKPFMCGECGYRSTCKSTMDVHVRTHTGEKPFACEECEYRTATKGALKRHIKSHTGEKPFRCDECGHRTVCKGNLLKHMKTHTGEKPFTCEKCGYVAASRLDLKTHVKTHKGEKPFMCGECGYRAACKSKMDVHMRTHTGEKPFSCKECEFRTTDKGSLVKHMKNHTGEKPFACEECEYRAPCKSVLDRHIRTHIKTQRSKCNRCGLVTDNTTHFGPFVCAECGYRASCRLAIDTHMETHTFCKDCGYKTTDKAEMLAHKANCIGFKPHLYMCGKCNYETAHRHHLDKHMESHCKDCGYKTTGKADMLSHMKKHTGERPEYACEKCDYRTSQKHQLDRHIVTHSTTQPNECGRCGLVTDKSTHYGPFLCAECGYRVSCKRAIDMHMKTHTICKDCGYKTTDKAEMLAHKSTDCIRVKPHLYVCGKCYFETAQRHDLAKHMESHTMATC, from the coding sequence ATGGCAGCAGCGGATAGTGACTTTCTTCAGCACAAGGTGACCACCTCAGACTTCAACCCCGATGAAGACAAGATGGCAGCATCTGATCAGGAGAAAACCTTTGCTTGTGAGGAATGTGAGTACAGGACAGCTTGCAAGAGTGATCTGGAAAGACATGTGAAGACCCACGAAGTTAAAACTCGCAAGGGGGAAAAGCCCTTTATGTGTGGGGAATGTGGGTATCGATCGACCTGCAAAAGCACAATGGACGTCCACGTtagaactcacactggggagaagccCTTCGCCTGCGAAGAATGCGAATACAGGACGGCTACAAAGGGTGCCTTGAAGAGACACATAAAgagtcacacaggtgagaaaccattcAGGTGTGACGAATGTGGCCATAGGACAGTTTGCAAGGGTAATCTTCTAAAGCACATGAagacacacacaggtgagaaaccattcACGTGTGAAAAATGTGGCTATGTGGCAGCATCAAGGCTGGACCTTAAAACACATGTGAAAACTCACAAAGGCGAGAAGCCCTTCATGTGCGGCGAATGTGGGTACCGGGCGGCCTGCAAAAGCAAAATGGACGTCcacatgaggactcacactggggagaaacccttctCTTGCAAGGAATGCGAGTTCCGAACTACTGATAAGGGCAGCCTCGTCAAGCACATGAAGaatcacacaggggagaaaccctttgCCTGCGAGGAATGTGAGTACCGGGCACCTTGCAAGTCTGTCCTAGACCGTCACATCAGGACTCACATAAAGACCCAGAGAAGTAAATGTAACCGCTGTGGCCTTGTGACAGACAATACCACTCACTTCGGCCCGTTTGTGTGTGCTGAATGTGGTTACAGGGCATCCTGCAGGCTTGCCATCGACACGCACATGGAAACCCACACCTTCTGCAAAGACTGCGGTTACAAAACCACTGACAAGGCTGAAATGCTCGCACACAAGGCAAACTGCATCGGTTTCAAACcgcatttgtacatgtgtgggaaATGTAACTATGAGACGGCACACAGGCATCACCTAGATAAGCACATGGAAAGCCACTGCAAAGACTGCGGGTACAAAACAACTGGCAAGGCCGATATGCTCTCACATATGAAAAAACACACTGGGGAGAGACCGGAGTATGCCTGTGAAAAATGTGACTACAGGACGTCTCAGAAGCATCAACTAGACAGGCACATAGTAACTCACAGCACGACCCAACCAAATGAATGTGGTCGCTGTGGCCTGGTGACTGACAAATCCACTCACTACGGCCCGTTTCTGTGTGCAGAATGTGGTTACAGGGTATCCTGCAAGCGTGCCATCGACATgcacatgaaaactcacaccATCTGCAAAGACTGTGGGTACAAAACCACTGACAAGGCTGAAATGCTCGCTCACAAGAGCACAGACTGCATCCGTGTCAAACCGCATTTGTACGTGTGTGGGAAATGTTACTTTGAGACAGCACAGAGGCATGACCTAGCCAAGCACATGGAAAGCCACACCATGGCCACCTGCTAA
- the LOC136429670 gene encoding zinc finger protein 585A-like, producing MAAASSDLPLDKAVVATFDPAEDKMATTSGESREDVTPLSCPLCEFAATDQQQLEFHMSCHAEESAESLPRGERGDRTASETSRDAHTKTHTETRTGEKPGMCGDGGYHCTADQSKMASHMKTPTDEKPFACEECGYRTTRQGDLKRHIKTHTGEKPVMYGDSGHMGKKPFAYEEREYGTTRKDNLNIHKGEKPFMCGECGHRAGSTGSMNIHMRIHTGEKPLVCEQCEFRTAKKSTLERHIRTHTGEKPFRCDKCGFRTAQKCNLDQHIKTHLIKRVKTGTGEKLFRCEECGQREANKSRMVVHIKTHTGEKPFMDEKSAASKLEKPFACEQCEYQTTHKSDLKKHLKTHAACKDNLKMHKGEKPFMCGECGYRAARKGLMDVHVKIHTGEKPFACEECEFRTTQKSTLKRHIRTHTGEKPFRCDTCDHRTAHKGSLVKHMKTHTGEKPFRCKKCDYMAASRLDLKTHMKTHKGEKPFMCGECGYRATCKSKMDSHVRIHTGEKPFACNECDYRAAHKNSLVQHMKTHTGDDGRPFMCGECGYRATCKSVMDIHVRIHTGEKPFACNECDYRTAHKNSLVQHMKTHTGDDGRPFMCGECGYRATCKSVMDIHVRIHTGEKPFACNECDYRTAHKNSLVQHMKTHTGDDGRPFKCGECGFRAPSKSTMDIHMRIHTGEKPFACVQCDYRTARRGNLNHHMKTHTGEKPFKCEQCDYRAAQKSALTDHLRTHTGERPYACGECDYRTSWKKDLKRHMETHTICKGCGYKTTDKAEMLAHKANCCAKLETRSQTRDAPSKCENCGYKYKTDLDKVGHTGPFMCAECGHKTACKFAIDIHMKTHTICKDCGYKTTDKADMLAHKANCSAKLETHSQTQDGPSKCENCGYKYKTDLDKVGHTGPFMCAECGHKTACRFAMDTHMKTHTFCKDCGYKTTDMAELLAHKLNCDVKRYPCGECAFMAVTKHGLDQHVKTHAKESFICEKCGFVTPLKDSLIIWKHMATHMKESACQPTTEIWRM from the coding sequence atggcggcagcCAGTAGTGACCTTCCTCTAGACAAGGCAGTCGTGGCAACCTTCGACCCCGCCGAAGACAAGATGGCGACAACCAGCGGTGAGTCCCGGGAGGATGTAACCCCACTCAGCTGTCCCCTCTGCGAGTTCGCCGCAACGGACCAGCAGCAACTGGAGTTCCACATGTCCTGTCATGCGGAGGAGTCTGCAGAAAGTTTACCTCGTGGGGAACGTGGCGACAGGACAGCTTCCGAAACCAGCAGGGacgcacacacaaagacacacactgaAACACGCACAGGGGAGAAACCAGGTATGTGTGGGGATGGTGGTTATCATTGCACAGCTGATCAGAGCAAAATGGCTTCTCATATGAAAACCCCCACTGACGAGAAACCCTTTGCCTGTGAGGAATGTGGGTATAGAACAACTCGTCAGGGTGATTTGAAAAGACACATaaagactcacacaggggagaaacctgtCATGTATGGGGACAGTGGCCACATGGGGAAGAAACCCTTTGCCTATGAGGAACGTGAGTATGGAACGACTCGCAAGGACAACCTAAACATTCACAAAGGTGAGAAGCCTTTCATGTGCGGAGAGTGTGGACACCGGGCAGGCAGCACAGGCTCGATGAACATCCACATGAGAattcacactggggagaagccCTTGGTCTGCGAACAATGTGAGTTCCGAACAGCTAAGAAGAGTACCTTGGAAAGACACATaaggactcacacaggtgagaaaccattcAGGTGTGATAAATGTGGGTTTAGGACAGCTCAAAAGTGCAACCTGGACCAGCACATCAAGACTCACCTAATCAAACGTGTTAAGACTGGCACAGGTGAGAAACTGTTCAGGTGTGAAGAATGTGGGCAGCGGGAAGCTAACAAGAGCAGAATGGTTGTTCACATaaagactcacacaggtgagaaaccctttatgGATGAAAAATCAGCAGCATCCAAGCTCGAGAAACCCTTTGCCTGTGAGCAATGTGAGTACCAAACAACTCACAAGAGTGACTTGAAAAAGCACCTCAAGACTCACGCAGCTTGTAAGGACAATCTCAAGATGCACAAAGGTGAGAAGcccttcatgtgtggagagtgtgggtaccGGGCAGCCAGAAAAGGCCTGATGGACGTCCACGTGAAAattcacactggagagaaacccttcgCTTGCGAGGAATGTGAGTTCCGAACAACTCAGAAAAGTACCTTGAAAAGACACATaaggactcacacaggtgagaaaccattcAGGTGTGATACATGTGAccataggacagctcacaagGGCAGCCTAGTCAAGCACATgaagactcacacaggggagaaaccattCAGGTGTAAAAAATGTGACTACATGGCAGCATCAAGGCTTGACCTCAAAACACACATGAAGACTCACAAAGGTGAGAAGCCCTTCATGTGTGGCGAATGTGGGTATCGGGCGACCTGTAAAAGCAAAATGGACAGCCACGTGAGgattcacacaggtgagaagcccttcGCTTGCAATGAATGTGACTACAGGGCAGCTCACAAGAACAGCTTGGTCCAGCACATgaagactcacacaggtgatgATGGGAGGCCCTTTATGTGCGGAGAATGTGGCTATCGGGCGACCTGTAAAAGTGTGATGGACATCCACGTGAGGAttcatacaggtgagaagcccttcGCTTGCAATGAATGTGactacaggacagctcacaagaaCAGCTTGGTACAGCACATgaagactcacacaggtgatgATGGGAGGCCCTTTATGTGCGGAGAATGTGGCTATCGGGCGACCTGTAAAAGTGTGATGGACATCCACGTGAGgattcacacaggtgagaagcccttcGCTTGCAATGAATGTGactacaggacagctcacaagaaCAGCTTGGTACAGCACATgaagactcacacaggtgatgATGGGAGGCCCTTTAAGTGCGGAGAATGTGGCTTTCGGGCACCCAGCAAAAGCACAATGGACATCCACATGAGAattcacactggagagaaacccttcgCCTGTGTGCAATGTGACTACAGGACGGCTCGCAGGGGCAACCTAAACCACCACATgaagactcacacaggtgagaaaccattcAAGTGTGAACAATGCGACTACAGAGCAGCTCAGAAGAGTGCGTTGACCGACCACCTGAGGACCCACACAGGGGAGAGACCCTACGCTTGCGGGGAGTGTGACTACAGGACATCTTGGAAGAAAGACCTAAAAAGGCACATGGAAACCCACACCATTTGCAAAGGCTGTGGGTACAAAACGACAGACAAGGCTGAAATGCTGGCGCACAAGGCGAACTGCTGTGCCAAACTGGAAACTCGTAGTCAAACACGAGACGCACCTTCTAAATGTGAGAATTGTGGCTACAAGTACAAGACAGATCTGGACAAGGTGGGCCACACTGGCCCGTTTATGTGTGCAGAATGTGGTCACAAGACAGCCTGCAAATTTGCCATTGACATtcacatgaaaactcacaccATCTGCAAAGACTGCGGGTACAAAACAACAGACAAGGCTGACATGCTCGCGCACAAGGCAAACTGCAGTGCCAAACTGGAAACTCATAGTCAGACACAAGACGGACCTTCTAAATGTGAGAATTGTGGCTACAAGTACAAGACAGATCTGGACAAGGTGGGCCACACTGGCCCGTTTATGTGTGCAGAATGTGGTCACAAGACAGCTTGCAGGTTTGCCATGGACACGCACATGAAAACCCACACCTTCTGCAAAGACTGTGGGTACAAAACAACGGACATGGCTGAACTGCTCGCGCACAAgttgaactgtgacgtcaaaCGGTATCCATGCGGAGAATGTGCCTTCATGGCTGTCACAAAGCATGGCTTGGACCAACATGTGAAAACTCACGCAAAGGAATCTTTCATTTGTGAGAAGTGTGGTTTTGTGACTCCCCTCAAGGATTCACTCATCATATGGAAACATATGGCAACCCATATGAAGGAGTCTGCATGCCAACCTACTACTGAAATTTGGAGAATGTGA